aaagtcaaattgaaagaactggaaccccaggtaagaaaaaattaaaataatcttcacaaacataatttccatactgaaactgagaTTTTGCAAAAAAAGGGAAATATAGATAcagtagacctgactcatggcaaatataagcaaacacatatatttaaaactatacaatataatataaaatgccaaacatagctgagagtgtcttaaaaaatgatacatacttaccagatgacacccatccacatatagcagacagccaaaccagtactgaaaaatatcagcagaggtaatggtataggagtataacgtcaatctgaaaagggaggcaggggatgaattcCTGTGaacgattacagagagcctttgaatagatttcccttgggtgaaaccataaaaatcaataagcaatactccctttacatcactctgacaaacactgtactctgagaggaattgggcgtcagaatgcttagaagcacctatcacagaagaaatcaagcccaacttacttcaccacctccataagaggcaaagtttgtaaaactaaggtatgagtgtggtgggaggtgtatttataggcattttgaggtttgggaaactttgccccctcctggtaggattgtatatcccatacgtcactagctcatggactcttgccacttacatgaaagaaaactttttttgctgtattactttttttaaatgtattgaatcAATACTATTGATATATGTAACATTGATTGCTGTCCTAGTCATAGGtctagttggaattatggagatatgtgcttaattatatttttaaatggtaatacatattgatatttaagtaggaacataactccaactagtcctataccagGGCCagcaataaatgttacatataacaatacatttataatgttaaacacttgtattgtttgcaaactttaatatctcaatgggaactaggcctcaGAAATCTTATTTcccctcctttacacctagttgagcatgcCATAGTGTTTGAGACCTTATCGACAGCTTCTGACAGTGTTTTACTTTTTTGTGCATTCAAAGGAAACCGGGTGTAAATTTGTACTTTTTGGCTTCTATTATTTACTATAGGATGCATATTTGTTTTCCCCGGCTGCCGGTAATGATGGAAAATATGCCATCGGAAACTGTAAATAAGCGTAATGATTCTGACAGTGGTGATAAGTGTAATGGCTTCTGAAAGCAATAAGTGTAATGGCTTCCGGCAGCAGCTCAGTGGAAACAGACCTAGATATAAAAATATTGGATACTTGCTGTCGTTACTGCACCTATTTCAGGACTAGTTGTTAATGGCTAGATGATGtgtcaaataatttattttattacttaaacaACTGTACAGCATTATAACAGAGATAGTATTtacaaaaaaatgtctttaaagtCTAAGTAATGAAAATGGAGTGTTGATATTGTTGTCATGACAATGTAGTGATGCTCTATGAGCCATAACAATGGAGTGTTCTAAGCAATGCCATCACAATACCATGCTGGCTATAAATTCTTGCCACCAACTGCCCAAGGCTGAGGGTTAGTAGTGAGGTGTGTGTTCTCAAGTGCTGAGAAGACAATTTCTATTGCTGAGTGGAGTGAGTAGTTTGAGAGCCTTATCCAGGCATGGCTGCCACCAGTTCAACTGGCAGCAAGAAGATCTCTGATGAAGAAGTAGCAGATCCATCCCCAGACATCTTAAAATTGTTTGATCTGCTGAACCAGTGGTACTTCTGGGGACAGCTAAGTGGAGTCAAAGTCAAGTGGAGTAACAAACCTCTTATGGTGATGTAAGTTGAGAACATGGAGGGAGAAgggctttgtatttattatagactTACAATAAGGTCTTACAAAGGGGAAGTAATACAGGATTTATACTTTTACACTTATTAGAAAACAGACTGAACAGTTCATGTCAACCACATTTTGTgttaaataatacaataaataaataatactgattGTCATGATGAACTACATTTTCAAATGTGATCATGTTAATCTAAAGGATTATTGATGGTAGAATATGGCCAAGATCTGAGCCATAATCTTAAGCAATAGTGTCACCATTAAATTGCAGCCAAAAATATGGTAGCCACATAACAGCGCTTATTATAGCAGTTTGCAGTTTTTTAGTGTAGaagaaaatgtactttttaatataatGAAACGATTAGCCTCAGTTAAAGCAAAACAGCTGCACCAAACTTTATTTTCTGGCATGCAGATAGAGCTTATTGTCTGGTGAGTGtgcgaatataaatatatatttttgtgtgtgtgtgtgtatatatatatatatatatatatatgtgtgtgtgtgtgtgtgtatatatatatatatatatatatatgtgtgtgtgtgtatatatatatatatatgtgtgtgtgtgtgtgtgtatatatatatatgtgtgtgtgtgtgtatatatatatatgtgtgtgtgtgtgtgtgtatatatatatatatgtgtgtgtgtgtgtgtgtatatatatatatatgtgtgtgtgtgtgtgtgtatatatatatatatatatatatatatgtgtgtgtgtgtgtgtgtatatatatatatgtgtgtgtgtgtgtgtgtatatatatatatgtgtgtgtgtgtgtgtatatatatatatatatatatatatatatatatatatatacatatacatctatacatacatactttatatacacacacaccaaaaattTGTTAAGGTAAAAGTTTAAGTTCCTAGAGGTAACAAATACCCAATTAATACTACACTACACTTTATATTGTGAATTTTGCACTATTATCATAACTAAAATAGCAGTAGAATGTAATCTTTAAtataaggattaaagggacactgaacccaaaatttttcttctgtgattgagatagagcatgcaattttaagcaactttctaatttactcctattatcattttttttttcgttctcttgctatctttatttgaaatagaagacatctaagctattatttggttcagaactctggacagagcttgtttattggtcgtttaaattaatccaccaatcagcaagaacaacccaggttgttcaccaaaaatgggccggcatctatatctacattcttgcttttcaaataaagataccaagagaatgaagaaaatttgataataggagtaaattagaacgttacttaaaattgcatgctctatcttaatcatgaaagaaaaaaattgggttcagtgtccctttaaatgccttcaAGCCTTTTTGTTTCCCAAGGTAGCATTAGCAGCCAGAACATAATATTTAATATTGCATCGCCTGCCCCAGAGACAGAAAGGAGACTACGTTCTAGCTGCCTGGTTTAGAGGTTTTTACTTCTGTTTGTGGAGCAGatgctatggcctctagttatgaaggtctggtggacctgatccgacagtgcggatcaggtccgcaagacctcgctgaatacggcgagcaatacgctcgccgtattcagcattgcaccagcagctcacaagagctgctggtgcaatgccgccccatgcagactcacagccaataggccgccagctgggggtgtcaatcaacccaatcgtactcgatcgggttgatttccggcaatgtctgtccgcctgctaagagcaggcggacaggttatggagcagcggtctttgtgaccgctgcttcataactgccagaaacacggggcatcaagctccatacggagcacgatacatatgcccctatggctTTTGATTGGCTGTTCTACTGACAATAATGCTTTGAATAAGTAGGATAAGTTTGTTATCACAGAGTTTTCCAATGGAAAGTCTTCAAATGTAAAAACCTCCTCAAAAGCCATGCAAGGCAAATTGTACAGAAATTATACTTGGCTTTTATGGGGTAAACAAATATCCCGTCAACAGTAAGGAGAGAACTATAGGTTTCACTTGTTTGTATGGTACAGTATATAGGTGACCAATTATAACACATATCTCTATATACTCTAATAGAACACACCTGGTATATCATATGATATATCATATTGTAGACCTCGTTATCTGTTGTATATAGATTCATACTTTTCTTTAATATCCTGAATTTTAGGATGGGGCTAATTATTTTTATAGTTCTGCTAATTTATAAAATAATTCTAACATATTTATATGCCATCATCTTTTATTTCAGGTGTGCTGGTTTGTGTAGTTATCAACGGAAATCTGGCAAATGCACCATCAATTTAAGCAGACCTTTGCTTAAACAGAGGAGCAGGAAAGATCTTATTGaggtaaaaaattatttaattaaaaaaatgaaatcattTATTGTCAGctgatgctgtttttttttcttcatataaatGAAGTTTAATAATTCACCATTTTCTATTTTACAGTCGCTTTTACATGAAATGATTCAtgcgtatttatatataaataacataaaggaAAGTGACATGCATGGGCCAGTTTTCTGCAGCCATATGCAGAGAATAAATACCGCCGGCAGATTCCACATTACCGTAAGTGAATGTGCTTTTTTATTTCGTTTTTCAGGAAAGTTATATTTATAAAGCATAGAACAGAaatctaacaataaaaataaataaaagtacatttaaaatacacaattgtgcttttaaaattaaattagaagcttttttgcaatattcttatttTTGCAGAAATGTTATCACATCAGTTTTTGTTGTGCCCTAATCCAGTATTTCTCAACTCAAGTCCTCAAGTACCGCTGACAGGCCAGATTCTCATGATACCttatctagagcacaggtgaaataatcagctgatcagtagccatggttactaatctgctccctcacccatcagctgattatgtcacctgtgctctagttaaagggacatgatacccatttttttaaattcatgatttagaaagagcaagcagttttaaaaaatgttataatttaattctattatctaatttgcttcattctcttgattctttgctaaaaagcatatctagataggctcagtagctgttgattggctgatgcacatagatgcctcatctgattggctcacccatgtgcattgctctttcttcaataaatgatatctaaaaaattaagcaaattagataatagaagtaaactaaaaagttttttaaaattgtattctctatctaaataattaaatattttttggggggtttagtgtccctttaaggtataatgaaaatctgtcctgttatgggtacttgaggactggggttgaaaaacactgttggcCTTATCCACCCAGCTATGCCTAGTTTAGCTCCTATACCATGCCCAAACCTATACACCTAATACCCTGACTCCATTCATAGCCACTGACACGGTGTCCAAGGGATAGCTCTGTCTCTGCCCCCAGACTCACTGTCTCAGACACTAGCCAGGAAATGTTGGCTGGTTTGGAGCTTTGCTTAGAGATGTTTTACAAATGGATCAGTAAGGAGCTAATATATTTAGCAGGAATATACACTAGGGTAGGCTTTAGCAATATCATTTTAGCTTTGTACTATTACTGTGGCCTTTGTTACAATCCATTTGAATCTGTGACCCTTATGTATGTGACATTATGCACTGTTCCATAGTAATAGatggagattattattattattatttggtgaGACATTTATATGCTTCTGCTTCCTTTTTGCAGATACAATTATACAAACTGTATGTAACTTGTtgtctatatgtgtttacagacctATCATACCTTCTATAAGGAAATTGAGTTTTATGACAACAAGTGGTACCGGTGTGATGGACCCTGCAACACCAAGAAGCCCTATTATGGTTTCTGTGTCCCATACTCTCGTGCAAAACCATCATGGTGGGACCAGCACAAGACCAACTGTGGAGGGAAGTTTAAGAAGGTACAGAGGCCAGACCTTGATGACCTTCTAGGAAAATCTAAACCATAATCTGTGCCATAAAAAGGTAGAGTAGTCCCATCTCTAAATTATGGATTTGTTATCTAGAGGTTTATTTATATGTTATGCATTGTCATTTAATGCATCTTTTTAGTATTATTTTATAACAATGGGCGCTCTGATAAAAATGATGGTAGCTGTACCCTGTAGTGTTAAATAATGAAGTAACAAATACCATAAAACAGTGCTGTTGCAGGATACAGCTTAAGATCATTTTGCATGCACAACAGTACAAGTGAAACAGGTTGACTTTACCTGTTCTCCTCATTATTGAAATACCTAACCAAATGAGTGAGAATAAAAGTACttggaaaaaatttaattataCTGAACTTTCTTTTACAGACAATCAGAAGTGAGCAACATCTAAAGGGATAAGTCATCACCATCATGACACCAATCCCTTCTATCCTCTGATCCATGGGGTTGCCGGGCACAGCTTCAGGTGATTTTGGGGACACACACAGGTACAATGAGAGTAACAAGCTGACTTTACCTTGATACAGCATCACTGAAATACTTAACTAAACGAGTGTGAATAAATACTGAGAAAACTACAAACATAATGACATTCAGTTTCTTCTTATAGGTAACTCTGTGGATAGAAACATCAGAAGGAATTTGTCATCTTCATCTTGACAGCGATCCATTCTATCCTTTGCTCCAAATACAAGACATCCAGCAGCAACAACCTATGTCACTcatgtcattaaaatgtttatgCAAATTAAGTTTGAAGTGTaagttattatatattttcacTAAATCAATAAAAGGATATGCTGAATTCTGTATTGTGCACAGCAAACTGCAGGTGATTGGAGTTGCTGCCTCTTGTAAGTCATGGCACTGGAGACCGGGTAATAACTATAAAAGGAAATAAGAAAACAAGGCACCATTCCTCTTAGCATAGTAATTAAAATCACAAAGGGTATTTAttacaaataacaattaaaaactcACAGATTACAACCTCAAACAATTGTGAGGTATGATTCAGGCACTGGGAAACCGTATAGGTCTCTCAACGATATCCCCCAAGGACAACAGTGGCAGAGTTCCAGGAATGTTTGCTTCGTTCACAATCGTACATAAGATGTGTAAAAAGTACTTCCTGTGCTCACTCAAGGGGATCGTGTCCTTACGATAATTCACGGCTACCACAGGCCAAAATCCAGATAAAACAGTTGAACAGTGCCTGAATCATACCCCACAAATGTTTGAGGTTGTAATCTGTgagtttttaattgttatttgtaaTAAATACCCTTTGTGATTTTACTTACTACCCTTAGAGGAGTGGTGCCTTGTTTTCTTATTTCCTTTTAtagtttatgaatatatacatatatatttatgtgttaatatgtgtatatacacataaataataaaatttatgcttacctgataaactttaTTCGTTCcggacatggagaatccacaacgtcattccaattactagtggaatattcactcctggccagcaggaggtggcaaagagcccCCCAGCAGAGCAGAGTTAAGTGTCACTCCCTAACTTAtaaccctcagtcattcagccgaagggaaatggaaacagAAGATAAcaccaaggtgtagaggtgcctggtgTTTAGCAAAAAATACTGTCTAATCAAAAGGGTAGGGTCGTGGACTccccatgtctggaaagaaagaaatttatcagttaagaataattttattttatttcctaagacatggagagtccacaacaacattctaattactagaagacacggaatgaacagggagggagaacaagacaggcagacctaaacagaaggcaccaccgcttgaaaaacctttctcccaaaagagacctcagccgaggcaaaagtatcaaatttggaaaaagtatgcagagaggaccacgttgccgctttgcaaatctgttccacagaagcttcatttttgaaagcccacgaaGAGGagccagccctagtggaatgagccgtaattctctgaagaggctgctgtccagcagtctcatatgcaaaacgaatcctacttctcaaccagagggaaagaaaagtagaggtggccttctgacctttatgcttacctgagaaacaaacaaacagggcagaagactggcgaaaatccttagtagcctgtagatagaattttaaagcatgcacaacatccaagttatgcaagggatgttccttatgagaagaaggattaggacaaagagaaggaacagcattttcctgattaatatttctatctgaaaccaccttagggagatttagtacaaaggaccgccttatccgcatgaaaaacaaaatttatgcttacctgataaatttctttctttccggatatggtgtgtccacggcgtcctcaattactgttgggaatatcactcctggccagcaggatgaggcaaagagcaccacaaccaagctgttaaatatcactccccttcccaccgaaggaaaatggagataaaagtagtaacacaaggtgtagaggtgcctgaggtttagacaaaaaactgtcttaaaataaaagggcgggggccgtggactcaccatatccggaaagaaagaaatttatcaggtaagcataaattttgtttcagcttcagagaaatgagatttggatgaagggaccCTAAAGTAAATGGTCctccctcagaggtagtctccaaggtggaagagatgacattttcaATAGGTCTGCATaatagatcctgcgaggccacgcaggggctattagaatcatcaacgctctctcctgtttgatacaagcaatgacttgtggaaggagagcgaacggaagaAATAGGTATGCCAATCTGAAAACCAAagaaaccaccagagcatctatcagagcggcctgaggatctcttgaccttgacccgtaccttggaagcttggcgttctgacgagatgctatCAGATACAACTCTGGCACCCCAGATAAAagtagtaacacaaggtgtagaggtgcctgaggtttagacaaaaaactgtcttaaaataaaagggcgggggctgtggactcaccatatccggaaagaaagaaatttatcaggtaagcataaattttgatttctttCCTACAGTCCACAGCGTCCtatattactgttgg
This genomic stretch from Bombina bombina isolate aBomBom1 chromosome 4, aBomBom1.pri, whole genome shotgun sequence harbors:
- the LOC128657794 gene encoding DNA-dependent metalloprotease SPRTN-like, translated to MAATSSTGSKKISDEEVADPSPDILKLFDLLNQWYFWGQLSGVKVKWSNKPLMVMCAGLCSYQRKSGKCTINLSRPLLKQRSRKDLIESLLHEMIHAYLYINNIKESDMHGPVFCSHMQRINTAGRFHITTYHTFYKEIEFYDNKWYRCDGPCNTKKPYYGFCVPYSRAKPSWWDQHKTNCGGKFKKVQRPDLDDLLGKSKP